The Nocardioides humi genome includes a region encoding these proteins:
- a CDS encoding patatin-like phospholipase family protein, which translates to MGRALVIGCGGTLGFAWTAAVLAELERQGWDPRTADVLVGTSAGAELVALLGAGVPGSAIHDGSDHLVAAHLSSPGAPGGLPGLPRPGLPGLGLTRAALARRVDLLAGLAGLLPRGGGDARWLVDLGDALADPVTGWTTHPRTWLVAADGRTGERVPFGRADAPTTTLGRAIAASWAIPGWFPPVRIGERAFLDGGAVSPTSADLLLPRVADGGIDEVVVVAPMSSRGGAPARGPARAERLLRRPMTRRVDREVAALRAAGAHVVRIEPTAADLDALGANFMDGSRVQRVRDTATRSAPALVAQLEVLR; encoded by the coding sequence ATGGGGCGCGCACTGGTCATCGGGTGCGGCGGCACGCTGGGCTTCGCCTGGACCGCCGCCGTGCTCGCCGAGCTGGAGCGGCAGGGCTGGGACCCGCGCACCGCCGACGTCCTCGTCGGTACGTCGGCGGGGGCCGAGCTGGTCGCGCTGCTCGGCGCCGGGGTGCCCGGCAGCGCGATCCACGACGGCAGCGACCACCTCGTCGCCGCGCACCTGTCCTCGCCCGGCGCCCCGGGCGGCCTGCCGGGCCTCCCCCGGCCGGGACTGCCCGGCCTCGGCCTGACCCGCGCCGCGCTCGCCCGCCGCGTGGACCTGCTCGCCGGCCTCGCCGGCCTGCTCCCCCGCGGTGGGGGCGACGCGCGCTGGCTGGTCGACCTCGGCGACGCCCTCGCCGATCCCGTGACCGGCTGGACGACACATCCGCGGACCTGGCTGGTCGCCGCCGACGGGCGCACCGGCGAGCGGGTCCCCTTCGGCCGTGCGGACGCGCCCACCACCACCCTCGGGCGGGCGATCGCCGCGTCGTGGGCGATCCCCGGCTGGTTCCCGCCGGTGCGCATCGGCGAGCGCGCCTTCCTCGACGGCGGTGCCGTCTCCCCGACCTCGGCCGACCTGCTCCTCCCCCGGGTCGCCGACGGCGGCATCGACGAGGTGGTCGTGGTGGCCCCGATGTCGAGTCGGGGCGGGGCTCCCGCCCGCGGACCGGCCCGCGCCGAGCGGCTGCTGCGCCGCCCGATGACCCGCCGCGTCGACCGCGAGGTCGCCGCCCTGCGCGCGGCGGGCGCGCACGTCGTCCGGATCGAGCCGACCGCCGCCGACCTCGACGCCCTGGGCGCCAACTTCATGGACGGCTCCCGGGTCCAGCGGGTCCGCGACACTGCCACCCGCTCCGCCCCCGCCCTCGTCGCCCAGCTGGAGGTCCTCCGATGA
- a CDS encoding CPBP family intramembrane glutamic endopeptidase, whose amino-acid sequence MPSAESVPAPTGLRYDELHRRGPAGPWRPLVGIPLLVVIFFASQLVLSIVVTLVLVAGGDSTEQAIDKLTGDLATPSFLALVNLGWAAAIPAVWAVARLLHGQTPGWVTSVTGALRWRWFLVCLGLALVALGITVAVSTVLPDQGAGSIETDGTLNPWTSTVRDFLLVIVLLTPLQAAGEEYVFRGYLAQAFGGLTARLGSRVAAGVAVVVPALLFALAHGLGQDLPIFFDRFAFGLVAGLLVVLTGGLEAGIAMHVLNNFLAFGLALAFSDMTEALNPTGGTWWAVPVTLVQSVSYLVLAVGAARRLGVAHRTGTTPGGAILEARRGLV is encoded by the coding sequence GTGCCCTCGGCTGAGAGCGTCCCCGCACCGACCGGGCTGCGGTACGACGAGCTCCACCGCCGCGGCCCGGCCGGCCCCTGGCGCCCGCTCGTCGGCATCCCGCTGCTGGTGGTGATCTTCTTCGCCTCCCAGCTGGTGCTGAGCATCGTGGTCACCCTCGTCCTCGTCGCCGGCGGCGACTCGACCGAGCAGGCGATCGACAAGCTCACCGGCGACCTCGCCACCCCGTCGTTCCTGGCGCTGGTCAACCTCGGCTGGGCCGCGGCCATCCCCGCCGTCTGGGCGGTCGCGCGGCTGCTGCACGGCCAGACGCCCGGGTGGGTCACCTCGGTCACCGGCGCCCTGCGCTGGCGCTGGTTCCTGGTCTGCCTCGGCCTCGCCCTGGTCGCCCTCGGCATCACCGTCGCGGTCTCCACGGTGCTGCCGGACCAGGGCGCGGGCAGCATCGAGACCGACGGCACGCTGAACCCGTGGACCTCCACCGTGCGCGACTTCCTGCTCGTGATCGTGCTGCTGACCCCGCTGCAGGCGGCAGGGGAGGAGTACGTGTTCCGGGGGTACCTCGCGCAGGCGTTCGGCGGCCTCACCGCCCGGCTCGGGAGCCGGGTGGCGGCGGGCGTGGCGGTCGTCGTACCGGCGCTGCTGTTCGCGCTCGCCCACGGTCTCGGCCAGGACCTGCCGATCTTCTTCGACCGGTTCGCCTTCGGGCTCGTCGCCGGACTCCTCGTCGTGCTCACCGGCGGCCTCGAGGCGGGCATCGCGATGCACGTCCTCAACAACTTCCTGGCCTTCGGCCTGGCCCTCGCGTTCAGTGACATGACCGAGGCCCTCAACCCCACCGGCGGCACCTGGTGGGCGGTCCCGGTCACCCTCGTGCAGTCGGTCAGCTATCTCGTCCTGGCCGTCGGGGCGGCCCGCCGGCTGGGTGTCGCGCACCGCACCGGTACGACGCCGGGCGGGGCCATTTTGGAGGCGCGGCGCGGGCTTGTGTAA
- a CDS encoding response regulator — MSEPVAIMLVEDHPTFRLGLRTRIDLEDDLEVVADVGTAEEALDILADTLPDVAVVDLNLPGMDGLGLTRELAARAPSLRVLILTMLDDEHVFSAVRAGAKGYLLKDAEPAQIVAAIRTVAVGGAVFSAGIAERLIAASASSRRTFGDLSARETEILGLIAQGLTNAEIGRRLFLSPKTVRNYVSNVIGKLQAADRTDAMLRAREAGLSD; from the coding sequence GTGAGCGAGCCTGTCGCGATCATGCTGGTCGAGGACCACCCGACGTTCCGGCTCGGGCTAAGGACCCGCATCGATCTCGAGGACGACCTGGAGGTCGTGGCCGATGTCGGCACCGCGGAGGAGGCGCTCGACATCCTCGCCGACACCCTGCCCGACGTCGCCGTGGTGGACCTCAACCTGCCCGGGATGGACGGCCTCGGCCTGACCCGGGAGCTCGCCGCGCGCGCACCCAGTCTGCGCGTCCTGATCCTCACCATGCTCGACGACGAGCACGTCTTCTCCGCGGTCCGGGCCGGCGCGAAGGGCTACCTGCTCAAGGACGCCGAGCCGGCCCAGATCGTCGCCGCGATCCGGACCGTCGCCGTCGGCGGCGCCGTCTTCTCCGCGGGCATCGCCGAGCGGCTGATCGCCGCATCGGCCTCCTCGCGCAGGACCTTCGGCGACCTGAGCGCCCGCGAGACCGAGATCCTCGGCCTGATCGCCCAGGGCCTCACCAACGCCGAGATCGGCCGCCGGCTCTTCCTCTCGCCCAAGACCGTCCGCAACTACGTGTCCAATGTCATCGGCAAGCTCCAGGCGGCCGACCGCACCGACGCGATGCTCCGCGCCCGGGAGGCCGGACTGAGCGACTAG
- a CDS encoding MetQ/NlpA family ABC transporter substrate-binding protein, protein MSTTQQPGRRTADEGADAIDLGGARRRWLLPAIGGIVVLALVVLLVLKLSGGDEKTVAGSHFGDDFQIAYQASSASEKAFLDYLNDEIAPDYGVTIEGIGIEDGNQLDQATADGKYIANIYQHKHWLKQVTDATGMELTALGEVFQWSYSVYSTKHASLDELPQGATIALLNDPANTAQALWILERAGKLTFKDGVDPWAATEQDIADNIGGYRFTYMEYGAGPRTLDSVDAVIDYNMSFVDAGTPERYRIYEPDAPKEFAGQLVVGTAYLDDPQVEKLKKVFFDERVQPYLSDNTDPNLSGQLAPVSAD, encoded by the coding sequence ATGTCCACCACCCAGCAGCCCGGTCGCCGTACCGCCGACGAGGGAGCCGACGCCATCGACCTCGGCGGCGCCCGCCGCCGGTGGCTCCTGCCCGCGATCGGCGGGATCGTCGTCCTCGCCCTCGTCGTCCTCCTCGTCCTCAAGCTCTCCGGCGGCGACGAGAAGACCGTCGCCGGCAGCCACTTCGGCGACGACTTCCAGATCGCCTACCAGGCCAGCAGCGCCTCGGAGAAGGCCTTCCTCGACTACCTCAACGACGAGATCGCACCCGACTACGGCGTCACCATCGAGGGCATCGGCATCGAGGACGGCAACCAGCTCGACCAGGCCACGGCCGACGGCAAGTACATCGCGAACATCTACCAGCACAAGCACTGGCTCAAGCAGGTCACCGACGCCACCGGCATGGAGCTGACCGCCCTCGGCGAGGTCTTCCAGTGGTCGTACTCCGTGTACTCCACCAAGCACGCCTCCCTCGACGAGCTCCCGCAGGGCGCCACCATCGCGCTCCTCAACGACCCCGCGAACACCGCGCAGGCGCTGTGGATCCTCGAGCGCGCCGGCAAGCTCACCTTCAAGGACGGCGTCGACCCGTGGGCGGCCACCGAGCAGGACATCGCCGACAACATCGGCGGCTACAGGTTCACCTACATGGAGTACGGCGCCGGGCCCCGCACCCTCGACTCCGTCGACGCCGTCATCGACTACAACATGTCCTTCGTCGACGCCGGCACCCCCGAGAGGTACCGCATCTACGAGCCCGACGCCCCCAAGGAGTTCGCCGGCCAGCTCGTCGTCGGCACCGCCTACCTCGACGACCCGCAGGTCGAGAAGCTCAAGAAGGTCTTCTTCGACGAGCGGGTCCAGCCGTACCTCTCCGACAACACCGACCCGAACCTCTCGGGCCAGCTGGCTCCGGTCTCGGCGGACTGA
- a CDS encoding methionine ABC transporter permease: MTVLLGTPWPDVPDLLLPALGETFRMVAIVMAIVVLLGGPLGLLIFNTSPLGLFPHRPVHVSISWVANLGRSLPFLVLMAAVIPVTKLVFGTTIGFQAALIPMSIAGIAFFARLTENAVREVPRELLDVGLAGGSSKRQIVTSIQLREALPGLAAGLTLNVIAMIEYSAIAGAIGSGGVGYLAVNYGYRRFDDNIMIACIVLLIALVQLIQFSGDRIVRALTH; encoded by the coding sequence ATGACCGTCCTGCTCGGCACGCCCTGGCCCGACGTACCGGACCTGCTGCTGCCCGCCCTCGGCGAGACCTTCCGGATGGTCGCGATCGTGATGGCGATCGTGGTCCTCCTCGGCGGGCCGCTCGGGCTGCTCATCTTCAACACCTCGCCGCTCGGGCTGTTCCCCCACCGCCCCGTGCACGTGTCGATCAGCTGGGTCGCGAACCTCGGCCGCTCGCTGCCGTTCCTCGTCCTGATGGCGGCGGTGATCCCCGTGACGAAGCTGGTCTTCGGCACCACCATCGGCTTCCAGGCGGCGCTGATCCCGATGTCGATCGCCGGCATCGCGTTCTTCGCGCGGCTGACCGAGAACGCCGTGCGCGAGGTGCCGCGCGAGCTCCTCGACGTCGGCCTCGCCGGCGGCAGCAGCAAGCGCCAGATCGTCACCTCGATCCAGCTCCGCGAGGCGCTGCCCGGACTCGCCGCCGGGCTGACGCTCAACGTGATCGCGATGATCGAGTACTCCGCCATCGCGGGCGCCATCGGCTCCGGCGGCGTCGGCTATCTCGCCGTCAACTACGGCTACCGGCGCTTCGACGACAACATCATGATCGCCTGCATCGTGCTGCTGATCGCGCTGGTCCAGCTCATCCAGTTCTCCGGCGACCGGATCGTCCGGGCGCTCACCCACTGA
- a CDS encoding fumarylacetoacetate hydrolase family protein — MRIVRFTTSQEIGQGEPSYGVLVGDLDEYGQPGDDAVIVGLAGDPLYVGIKLLEKEHRLEDVRLLAPVLPRSKVVGIGRNYAAHAAELGNDVPDEPLMFLKPNTSVIGPDDAILYPRQTRDLQYEGELAVVIGRICRDVPAEQATDVIHGYTLANDVTARDLQRSDGQFTRAKGFDSFCPLGPWIETDLDPNDFAEGRRVQTFLNGDVVQDGTTADMVFDVPALVAHVSSVMTLLPGDVILTGTPEGVGPMQVGDEVEVSIDGLGTLTNKVEARA; from the coding sequence GTGCGCATCGTCAGATTCACGACCAGCCAAGAGATCGGACAGGGTGAGCCGTCGTACGGCGTACTGGTAGGCGACCTCGACGAGTACGGCCAGCCCGGCGACGACGCGGTGATCGTCGGCCTCGCGGGCGACCCGCTCTACGTCGGCATCAAGCTGCTCGAGAAGGAGCACCGGCTGGAGGACGTGCGCCTGCTCGCGCCGGTCCTGCCGCGCAGCAAGGTGGTCGGCATCGGCCGCAACTACGCGGCGCACGCGGCCGAGCTCGGCAACGACGTCCCCGACGAGCCGCTGATGTTCCTCAAGCCGAACACGAGCGTCATCGGGCCCGACGACGCGATCCTCTACCCGCGCCAGACCCGGGACCTGCAGTACGAGGGCGAGCTCGCCGTGGTCATCGGCCGGATCTGCCGCGATGTCCCCGCCGAGCAGGCGACCGACGTCATCCACGGCTACACGCTCGCCAACGACGTCACCGCGCGCGACCTGCAGCGCTCCGACGGGCAGTTCACCCGCGCCAAGGGCTTCGACTCGTTCTGCCCGCTGGGCCCGTGGATCGAGACCGATCTGGACCCGAACGACTTCGCCGAGGGCCGGCGGGTGCAGACCTTCCTCAACGGCGACGTCGTCCAGGACGGTACGACGGCCGACATGGTCTTCGACGTCCCCGCCCTCGTCGCCCACGTCTCCAGCGTGATGACGCTGCTGCCCGGCGACGTCATCCTCACCGGCACCCCCGAGGGCGTCGGCCCGATGCAGGTCGGCGACGAGGTGGAAGTCTCGATCGACGGCCTCGGAACCCTCACGAACAAGGTGGAAGCACGCGCATGA
- a CDS encoding TetR/AcrR family transcriptional regulator, with amino-acid sequence MTATTEGLTRLERRKAETRREIIDAAFTCFAEQGYHATGIADIAARLGIGHGTFYRYFENKRDIVEHVITETVERIVDALGEENAPEAVTTLEGYRAQTERIGAALARIFSDDPRVPQLLLSAAGIDDAMRERMLDLFDTTTPLTAAYLEHGVRLGYLRPDLDVEPTAQAINGMILGSVLAGLRDPAPERQARLSAAIRAVMYDGIAAR; translated from the coding sequence ATGACGGCGACGACGGAGGGGCTCACGCGACTGGAGCGGCGCAAGGCCGAGACCCGGCGCGAGATCATCGACGCCGCCTTCACCTGCTTCGCGGAGCAGGGCTACCACGCCACCGGGATCGCCGACATCGCCGCACGACTCGGCATCGGGCACGGCACCTTCTACCGCTACTTCGAGAACAAGCGGGACATCGTCGAGCACGTCATCACCGAGACGGTGGAGCGGATCGTCGACGCGCTCGGCGAGGAGAACGCACCGGAGGCCGTCACCACCCTCGAGGGCTACCGCGCGCAGACCGAGCGGATCGGCGCCGCCCTCGCCCGGATCTTCAGCGACGACCCGCGGGTCCCCCAGCTGCTGCTGTCCGCCGCCGGCATCGACGACGCCATGCGCGAGCGGATGCTCGACCTGTTCGACACGACCACGCCGCTCACCGCGGCGTACCTCGAGCACGGCGTCCGGCTCGGATACCTGCGCCCCGACCTCGACGTCGAGCCCACGGCGCAGGCGATCAACGGGATGATCCTCGGCTCGGTCCTGGCCGGGCTGCGCGATCCCGCGCCGGAGCGGCAGGCCCGGCTGAGCGCGGCCATCCGGGCCGTGATGTACGACGGCATCGCCGCGCGCTGA
- the gltX gene encoding glutamate--tRNA ligase — translation MSTPGSPVRVRMAPSPTGSPHVGLVRTALFNWAFARHHGGTFVFRIEDTDKERSTDESLGSIIDLMRWLGLDWDEGPGVDGPFAPYQQSERGDLYADALARLRESRFTYDCYCTTEEATARRKAAGSKVQGYDGFCRELSADQVAAFEAEGRQPVVRFRMPDGTITWHDLVRGEVSFETEFVPDYALCRANGDPLYTLVNPVDDALMEITHVLRGEDLLSSTPRQIALYEALKEIGIAKATPAFGHLPYVMGEGNKKLSKRDPEAHALAYRDQGYLPEGLLNYLALLGWAIAADRDVFDLEEMVEAFDISDVVPNPARFDLKKCDAINAAHMRRLSTDEITHRALPFLKRDGVVSDPVTDADAQLLELAMPLVAERINKLTEASAMLGFLFVDEAAFEVDPEDAAKQLGETGRPVVQAAYDALAGLATWSTDAIQTALQEALVDGLGLKPRNAFGPVRVAVTGKRVSPPLFESLELLGRDRSLGRLQRALG, via the coding sequence ATGAGCACCCCCGGCAGCCCGGTCCGCGTCCGGATGGCCCCGTCCCCGACCGGCAGCCCTCATGTCGGCCTGGTCCGCACCGCCCTCTTCAACTGGGCGTTCGCGCGCCACCACGGCGGCACCTTCGTCTTCCGCATCGAGGACACCGACAAGGAGCGCAGCACCGACGAGTCGCTCGGCTCGATCATCGACCTGATGCGCTGGCTCGGCCTCGACTGGGACGAGGGCCCGGGCGTGGACGGCCCGTTCGCGCCCTACCAGCAGAGCGAGCGAGGCGACCTCTACGCCGACGCGCTGGCCCGGCTCAGGGAGAGCCGCTTCACCTACGACTGCTACTGCACCACCGAGGAGGCGACGGCGCGCCGCAAGGCCGCCGGCTCCAAGGTGCAGGGGTACGACGGCTTCTGCCGTGAGCTCAGCGCCGATCAGGTCGCGGCGTTCGAGGCCGAGGGCCGGCAGCCCGTCGTACGCTTCCGGATGCCCGACGGCACCATCACCTGGCACGACCTGGTCCGCGGCGAGGTCAGCTTCGAGACCGAGTTCGTGCCCGACTACGCGCTGTGCCGCGCCAACGGCGACCCGCTCTACACCCTGGTCAACCCGGTCGACGACGCGCTGATGGAGATCACCCACGTGCTGCGCGGCGAGGACCTCCTGTCCAGCACCCCGCGTCAGATCGCGCTCTACGAGGCGCTGAAGGAGATCGGCATCGCCAAGGCGACGCCGGCGTTCGGCCACCTGCCCTACGTCATGGGCGAGGGCAACAAGAAGCTCTCCAAGCGCGACCCCGAGGCGCACGCCCTGGCCTATCGCGACCAGGGCTACCTGCCCGAGGGGCTGCTCAACTACCTCGCCCTGCTGGGCTGGGCGATCGCCGCGGACCGCGACGTCTTCGACCTCGAGGAGATGGTCGAGGCCTTCGACATCTCCGACGTCGTCCCGAACCCGGCGCGCTTCGACCTCAAGAAGTGCGACGCCATCAACGCCGCCCACATGCGCCGGCTCTCGACCGACGAGATCACCCACCGCGCGCTGCCCTTCCTCAAGCGCGACGGCGTCGTGTCCGACCCGGTCACCGACGCCGACGCCCAGCTGCTGGAGCTGGCGATGCCGCTGGTGGCCGAGCGGATCAACAAGCTCACCGAGGCCAGCGCCATGCTCGGGTTCCTGTTCGTCGACGAGGCGGCCTTCGAGGTCGACCCCGAGGACGCCGCGAAGCAGCTCGGCGAGACCGGGCGCCCGGTCGTCCAGGCCGCGTACGACGCGCTGGCGGGCCTCGCGACCTGGTCCACCGACGCGATCCAGACCGCGCTGCAGGAGGCCCTCGTGGACGGGCTCGGCCTCAAGCCGCGCAACGCCTTCGGGCCGGTCCGGGTCGCCGTCACCGGCAAGCGGGTCTCCCCGCCGCTGTTCGAGTCGCTGGAGCTCCTCGGCCGCGACCGCAGCCTGGGGCGGCTGCAGCGTGCCCTCGGCTGA
- a CDS encoding methionine ABC transporter ATP-binding protein encodes MIEISGLTKSYGATTVLDGIDLTVAEARIAAVVGPSGAGKSTLARCINLLERPTSGTIAVNGQDLTRLSRRDLREARRQIGTVFQSANLLRRLTAAQNVALPLRHAGLPDAEVRRRVADLLERVGMLHRANHFPSQLSGGQRQRIGIARGLALRPAVLLADEATSGLDPESTRAILDLLTELRDDLGVTILVITHEMDVVRGIADLVAQLDHGRIVEQGTVADVVRRSDSALSRALLPMPPVPEEDRLWPWTVRYEDAAVSPVWLAQAGRELDTDIAVLAALVEAAGESPVGRLTIGLDPRLDDRRVADVLQRHGVVAEPVDRAVLRAVPAAAGAAGTSGTAGTEGAA; translated from the coding sequence ATGATCGAGATCTCCGGACTCACCAAGTCCTACGGCGCGACCACCGTGCTCGACGGCATCGACCTCACCGTCGCCGAGGCGCGGATCGCCGCCGTGGTGGGCCCGAGCGGTGCCGGGAAGAGCACGCTGGCCCGCTGCATCAACCTGCTGGAGCGGCCGACCAGCGGCACCATCGCGGTCAACGGCCAGGACCTGACCCGGCTCTCGCGGCGCGACCTGCGCGAGGCCCGCCGCCAGATCGGCACCGTCTTCCAGTCCGCCAACCTGCTCCGCCGGCTCACCGCCGCGCAGAACGTCGCGCTGCCCCTGCGGCACGCCGGCCTGCCCGACGCGGAGGTGCGCCGCCGGGTGGCCGACCTGCTGGAGCGGGTCGGGATGCTGCACCGCGCCAACCATTTCCCGTCGCAGCTCTCCGGCGGGCAGCGGCAGCGGATCGGCATCGCCCGTGGGCTCGCGCTGCGCCCCGCCGTGCTCCTCGCCGACGAGGCCACGTCCGGTCTCGACCCCGAGAGCACGCGCGCCATCCTCGACCTGCTCACCGAGCTCCGCGACGACCTCGGCGTCACGATCCTGGTGATCACCCACGAGATGGACGTCGTACGCGGGATCGCCGATCTGGTCGCCCAGCTCGACCACGGCCGGATCGTCGAGCAGGGCACGGTCGCCGACGTCGTACGACGCTCCGACTCGGCGCTCTCCCGCGCCCTGCTGCCGATGCCGCCCGTCCCGGAGGAGGACCGGCTGTGGCCGTGGACCGTGCGCTACGAGGACGCCGCGGTGTCACCGGTCTGGCTCGCGCAGGCCGGCCGCGAGCTCGACACCGACATCGCCGTTCTCGCGGCTCTCGTCGAGGCGGCGGGGGAGTCGCCGGTCGGGCGGCTCACCATCGGCCTCGACCCGCGGCTCGACGACCGGCGCGTGGCCGACGTGCTGCAGCGGCACGGCGTGGTCGCCGAGCCGGTCGACCGGGCGGTGCTGCGCGCGGTGCCGGCGGCCGCCGGGGCTGCCGGGACGAGCGGGACCGCCGGGACGGAGGGCGCGGCATGA
- a CDS encoding SDR family oxidoreductase, translating into MTRPTPIDLAGAHVAITGGARGIGRATVEAFLARGARVSFGDLDLATAQATAEETGAGAHPLDVADPASYDAFVTAAEAEHGPLDVLVNNAGVMPNGPFLEMDPALDRLMMEVNVHGVLHGMRRVLPGMVERGRGHVVNVASLAGKFPIPGLAVYNASKFAVVGLTAATRLEMAPHGVTLTAVLPSAVDTDLASGLDMRPIPKVGPQRIAEAVVGSVRSREAEIAVPRYVGALAATTTLLPTGVLDRVRRVVRDDRALRTDATERAGYTERLIGAATERTLR; encoded by the coding sequence ATGACCCGCCCCACCCCGATCGACCTCGCCGGCGCCCACGTCGCGATCACCGGCGGCGCGCGCGGCATCGGCCGCGCCACGGTGGAGGCCTTCCTCGCACGCGGCGCGAGGGTCTCCTTCGGCGACCTCGACCTGGCGACCGCGCAGGCCACCGCCGAGGAGACCGGCGCCGGCGCCCACCCCCTCGACGTGGCCGACCCCGCGTCGTACGACGCCTTCGTGACCGCCGCCGAGGCCGAGCACGGACCGCTCGACGTGCTGGTCAACAACGCAGGCGTGATGCCCAACGGGCCGTTCCTGGAGATGGATCCGGCGCTGGACCGGCTGATGATGGAGGTCAACGTCCACGGCGTGCTGCACGGCATGCGGCGGGTGCTGCCCGGCATGGTCGAGCGCGGCCGCGGCCACGTCGTCAACGTCGCCTCGCTCGCCGGGAAGTTCCCGATCCCGGGGCTGGCGGTCTACAACGCCAGCAAGTTCGCGGTGGTCGGGCTGACCGCCGCGACCCGGCTGGAGATGGCGCCCCACGGCGTGACGCTGACCGCCGTACTCCCGTCCGCGGTCGACACCGATCTCGCCTCCGGCCTGGACATGAGGCCGATCCCGAAGGTCGGCCCCCAGCGGATCGCCGAGGCGGTGGTCGGCTCGGTCCGCAGCCGTGAGGCCGAGATCGCCGTGCCGCGGTACGTCGGCGCGCTGGCCGCCACCACGACGCTGCTGCCGACCGGGGTGCTCGACCGGGTCCGCAGGGTCGTCCGCGACGACCGCGCACTGCGCACCGACGCCACCGAGCGGGCCGGCTACACCGAGCGCCTCATCGGCGCCGCCACCGAGAGGACCCTCCGATGA
- a CDS encoding 3-methyladenine DNA glycosylase, which translates to MTVPVGKGQVAAEQRWRERAAAHAARIDAYVAPHLARREAHVKHPVFDFLFTYYSYRPAQLRRWHPGFGVVLESAPEYAGLKGYGADGAVELSYVLSQRRLISSLHALLTATARRAPHFGCFGLHEWAMVYRLAEDETRHADWPLRLGPAGTDAVVEGHRIACSHFDAYRFFTPPARGLNTLHPGRDDRPAFEQPACLHAGMDLYKHAFRLSPMIDSDLVADCFELAWDIRVMDMRAAPYDLADLGFDPVRIETAEGKAEYVEAQRGFAERGAPLRDRLIEECERLLSTQS; encoded by the coding sequence GTGACAGTGCCGGTCGGGAAGGGGCAGGTCGCCGCGGAGCAGCGGTGGCGGGAGCGGGCGGCCGCCCATGCCGCGCGCATCGACGCCTACGTCGCCCCGCACCTCGCCCGCCGCGAGGCGCACGTGAAGCACCCGGTGTTCGACTTCCTGTTCACCTACTACTCCTACCGCCCGGCCCAGCTGCGCCGCTGGCATCCGGGCTTCGGGGTCGTGCTGGAGTCGGCCCCCGAGTACGCCGGGCTCAAGGGGTACGGCGCGGACGGCGCCGTCGAGTTGTCGTATGTCTTGTCGCAGCGGCGGTTGATCTCGTCGCTGCACGCGCTGCTCACCGCCACCGCCCGGCGCGCGCCCCACTTCGGCTGCTTCGGCCTCCACGAGTGGGCCATGGTCTACCGCCTCGCCGAGGACGAGACCCGCCACGCCGACTGGCCGCTGCGCCTCGGACCCGCCGGCACCGACGCCGTCGTCGAGGGGCACCGGATCGCCTGCTCCCACTTCGACGCCTACCGGTTCTTCACTCCCCCGGCACGTGGACTGAACACGCTGCACCCCGGTCGCGACGACCGGCCCGCCTTCGAGCAGCCCGCCTGCCTGCACGCCGGCATGGACCTCTACAAGCACGCTTTCCGGCTCTCGCCCATGATCGACTCCGACCTCGTCGCGGACTGCTTCGAGCTGGCCTGGGACATCCGGGTGATGGACATGCGGGCGGCGCCGTACGACCTGGCCGACCTGGGGTTCGATCCGGTCCGGATCGAGACGGCCGAGGGGAAGGCGGAGTACGTCGAGGCGCAGCGCGGGTTCGCGGAGCGGGGCGCCCCGCTCAGGGACCGGCTGATCGAGGAGTGCGAGCGGCTGCTGTCGACCCAGAGCTGA